In Vigna radiata var. radiata cultivar VC1973A chromosome 3, Vradiata_ver6, whole genome shotgun sequence, the following proteins share a genomic window:
- the LOC106757154 gene encoding acid phosphatase 1: MAKCLALSLITLGLFIGLLSPQWNILNLGWGKRVEEVNPEWNILNRILREKVVGDNLKSYCESWRINVELNNIRGFSVVPQECVEHVKKYMTSSQYKADSRRAVEEIRLYLSGFCTLKGDGKDSWIFDIDETLLSTIPYYKKHGFGGEKLNLTSLEAWMKQSKAPALDHTLELFHEIKNRGFKIFLVSSRKESLRSATVDNLVNVGYHGWTTLKLRGFDDELVEVKKYHSKVREELVDEGYRIWGIVGDQWSTFDGLPIPNRTFKLPNSIYYKA; the protein is encoded by the exons ATGGCCAAGTGTCTGGCGCTCTCTCTGATCACATTAGGCCTCTTCATTGGGTTGTTGAGTCCACAATGGAACATACTGAACCTAGGATGGGGAAAAAGGGTTGAGGAAGTGAATCCGGAATGGAACATACTGAACCGAATATTGAGAGAGAAAGTGGTTGGAGACAACTTGAAGAGCTACTGTGAGAGTTGGAGGATCAATGTTGAACTAAACAACATTAGAGGGTTCAGTGTTGTGCCTCAAGAATGTGTGGAGCACGTGAAGAAGTACATGACTTCATCTCAGTACAAAGCTGACTCTAGGAGGGCAGTGGAGGAGATTAGGCTCTATCTCAGTGGGTTCTGCACTTTGAAAGGTGATGGCAAAGATTCCTGGATTTTTGATATTGATGAGACCCTTTTGTCCACAATTCCTTATTATAAGAAGCATGGTTTTGG GGGAGAAAAGTTGAATTTAACATCTTTGGAAGCATGGATGAAGCAAAGCAAGGCACCAGCTCTTGATCACACATTGGAGCTCTTTCATGAAATAAAGAACAGAGGCTTCAAAATCTTTCTGGTTTCTTCAAGAAAGGAAAGCCTTAGATCTGCCACAGTAGACAACCTAGTCAATGTTGGGTACCATGGTTGGACTACTCTTAAATTGAG gggttttgatgatgaattgGTGGAAGTAAAAAAATACCATTCTAAGGTGAGAGAAGAATTGGTTGATGAGGGTTATCGCATATGGGGCATTGTTGGAGATCAATGGAGCACTTTTGATGGACTTCCTATCCCAAACAGAACATTCAAACTACCAAATTCCATTTACTACAAAGCATAA